The proteins below are encoded in one region of Rhizobacter sp.:
- a CDS encoding MFS transporter — protein MASLALMTIGSGGMYLVAVVLPSVQAEFGVARADASLPYTALLIGFGVGGMLMGRIADRYGVMVPVLIGSAGLGLGYLAAGLAPNVWVFALAHGVLLGLLGSSATFSPLVADTSLWFVKRRGTAVAICASGNYLAGAIWPPVVQHFNEAVGWRHTYFGIGAFCVLTMPFIALMLRPRPPTAQVSAVPGGAVVASDRPFGLSMNKAQLLLCVAGVSCCVAMSMPQVHIVAYCGDLGYGAARGAQMLSLMLGLGIVSRLVSGWICDHIGGLRTLLLGSTLQGVALLLFLPFDGLVPLFIISGLFGLFQGGIVPSYAIIVREHFPPAEAGSRVGAVLMCTLLGMALGGWMSGKVYDLTGSYHAAFLNGIAWNALNLSIAWWLFSRARKATRKA, from the coding sequence ATGGCTTCCCTGGCGCTCATGACCATCGGCAGCGGTGGCATGTACCTCGTCGCGGTGGTGCTGCCCTCGGTGCAGGCCGAGTTTGGCGTGGCGCGGGCCGACGCCTCACTGCCCTACACGGCGCTCCTGATCGGCTTCGGCGTGGGCGGCATGCTGATGGGCCGGATCGCCGACCGCTACGGCGTGATGGTGCCGGTGCTGATCGGCAGTGCCGGCCTCGGGCTCGGGTACCTGGCCGCCGGGCTTGCGCCCAACGTGTGGGTCTTCGCGCTGGCGCACGGCGTGTTGCTGGGGCTGCTGGGCAGCTCGGCCACGTTTTCCCCGCTGGTGGCCGACACCTCGCTCTGGTTCGTGAAGCGGCGGGGCACGGCGGTGGCCATCTGCGCCAGCGGCAACTACCTGGCCGGGGCCATCTGGCCGCCGGTGGTGCAGCACTTCAACGAGGCGGTGGGCTGGCGCCACACCTATTTCGGCATCGGCGCCTTCTGCGTGCTCACCATGCCCTTCATCGCCCTGATGCTGCGCCCGCGGCCGCCCACGGCGCAGGTCTCCGCCGTGCCGGGCGGTGCGGTGGTCGCCAGCGACCGGCCCTTCGGCCTGTCCATGAACAAGGCGCAGCTGCTGCTGTGCGTGGCGGGCGTGTCGTGCTGCGTGGCGATGTCGATGCCGCAGGTGCACATCGTGGCCTACTGCGGCGACCTCGGCTACGGCGCGGCGCGCGGGGCGCAGATGCTGTCGCTGATGCTGGGGCTGGGCATCGTGAGCCGGCTCGTGTCGGGCTGGATCTGCGACCACATCGGCGGGCTGCGCACGCTGCTGCTGGGCTCCACGCTGCAGGGCGTGGCGCTGCTGCTCTTCCTGCCCTTCGACGGGCTGGTGCCGCTCTTCATCATCTCGGGGCTCTTCGGCCTCTTCCAGGGCGGCATCGTGCCGTCTTACGCCATCATCGTGCGTGAGCATTTCCCGCCGGCCGAGGCCGGCTCGCGCGTGGGCGCGGTGCTGATGTGCACGCTGCTGGGCATGGCGCTCGGCGGCTGGATGTCGGGCAAGGTGTACGACCTCACCGGCTCGTACCACGCCGCCTTCCTGAACGGCATCGCGTGGAACGCGCTCAACCTGAGCATCGCCTGGTGGCTCTTCAGCCGCGCGCGGAAGGCTACGCGGAAGGCGTGA
- a CDS encoding ParA family protein has product MPVVAVVNRKGGSGKSTLATHLAAHLAHDGIAVMLGDVDKQQSTQAWLRLRSKQNVTNKAPIVGWTVDARSVLRSPPGVSHVILDTPGGLRGFDLARVAMFADAIVMPVCNSVFDRESAADCFAELMTLPRIASGKCKVAAVGMRLDARTKADETLRDWAAKHEIPFIGVLRETQGYVRCVEQGLTLFDLPASKVEADLAQWQPILQWLRPVLHPKPTAPLTRPVATGQSPAPLGHRAASLQPAQGPLLPAAAVPAAGTAPVARAAAPAPAGAPARSPSMAGRLGGWLESFSVSRLLQR; this is encoded by the coding sequence ATGCCCGTCGTTGCAGTCGTCAATCGAAAAGGTGGAAGCGGCAAGAGCACGCTGGCCACCCATTTGGCCGCGCATCTGGCGCACGACGGCATTGCCGTGATGCTCGGCGACGTGGACAAGCAACAGTCCACCCAGGCCTGGCTGCGGCTGCGCAGCAAGCAGAACGTCACCAACAAGGCCCCCATCGTCGGCTGGACGGTCGACGCCCGCAGCGTGCTGCGCTCGCCTCCGGGCGTGAGCCACGTGATCCTCGACACCCCGGGCGGCCTGCGCGGCTTCGACCTCGCCCGCGTGGCGATGTTTGCCGACGCGATCGTGATGCCCGTGTGCAACTCGGTCTTCGACCGCGAATCCGCCGCCGACTGCTTCGCCGAGCTGATGACCCTGCCGCGCATCGCCAGCGGCAAGTGCAAGGTGGCCGCGGTGGGCATGCGGCTCGACGCCCGCACCAAGGCCGACGAGACCCTGCGCGACTGGGCCGCCAAGCACGAGATCCCGTTCATCGGCGTGCTGCGTGAAACGCAGGGCTATGTGCGCTGCGTCGAGCAGGGCCTGACCCTCTTCGACCTGCCCGCCTCCAAGGTGGAAGCCGACCTCGCCCAGTGGCAGCCCATCCTCCAGTGGCTGCGCCCGGTGCTGCACCCAAAGCCCACCGCCCCGCTCACCCGGCCGGTGGCCACCGGCCAGTCGCCCGCACCGCTCGGCCACCGGGCGGCCAGCCTCCAGCCGGCCCAGGGGCCGCTGCTGCCGGCCGCCGCGGTGCCCGCCGCTGGCACGGCGCCCGTGGCCCGCGCCGCAGCGCCCGCCCCGGCAGGCGCCCCGGCACGCAGCCCCTCGATGGCCGGCCGGCTCGGCGGCTGGCTCGAAAGCTTCAGCGTCTCGCGCCTGCTGCAGCGCTGA
- a CDS encoding Crp/Fnr family transcriptional regulator — translation MLPLFSDIGRPELERLAAGCHIRRVERGEMVFRVGDPCLSFQVVVSGQVKLFVISPDGHEKVIELIGPGGSFAEALMFLGKPCMVNAQALAETVLLDVQRDVVVDELQGDPRFAMRMLAGLSRRLHGLVHDVQAYSLQSGLQRVIGYLLRDQAAEDCVTGEVVTVSLPVSKATVASRLSLTPEYFSRVLRELEEARLIEVDKRDIRILDPQRLAAYPA, via the coding sequence ATGCTGCCCTTGTTTTCGGACATCGGCCGGCCCGAGCTGGAGCGCCTGGCCGCTGGCTGCCACATCCGCCGCGTGGAGCGCGGCGAGATGGTGTTCCGCGTGGGCGACCCCTGCCTGTCGTTCCAGGTGGTGGTGAGCGGGCAGGTGAAGCTCTTCGTGATCTCGCCCGACGGGCATGAGAAGGTCATCGAGCTCATTGGCCCCGGCGGCAGCTTCGCCGAGGCGCTGATGTTCCTGGGCAAGCCCTGCATGGTCAACGCGCAGGCGCTGGCCGAGACGGTGCTGCTCGACGTGCAGCGCGACGTGGTGGTCGACGAGCTGCAAGGCGACCCGCGCTTCGCCATGCGCATGCTGGCCGGCCTGTCGCGCCGGCTGCACGGCCTGGTGCACGACGTGCAGGCCTATTCGCTGCAAAGCGGCCTGCAGCGCGTGATCGGCTACCTGCTGCGCGACCAGGCCGCAGAAGACTGCGTGACCGGCGAGGTGGTCACCGTCTCGCTGCCCGTGAGCAAGGCGACCGTGGCCTCGCGCCTGTCGCTCACGCCGGAATATTTCTCGCGCGTCCTGCGCGAGCTGGAAGAGGCCCGCCTCATCGAGGTGGACAAGCGCGACATCCGCATCCTCGATCCGCAGCGCCTGGCGGCGTATCCGGCCTGA
- a CDS encoding c-type cytochrome, translating into MKNVICSAAVAGLALWAAALPAQASPEDVITKAGCNACHTKDKKLVGPSFKEIAAKYKGQAGASAALAPKVRQGGKGVFGPIPMPPNPPEKISDADLKVAVDWILQQ; encoded by the coding sequence ATGAAGAACGTGATCTGTTCCGCCGCGGTCGCGGGTCTGGCCTTGTGGGCAGCGGCGCTGCCCGCCCAGGCCTCGCCCGAGGACGTCATCACCAAGGCCGGCTGCAACGCCTGCCACACGAAAGACAAGAAGCTCGTCGGGCCATCGTTCAAGGAGATCGCTGCCAAGTACAAGGGCCAGGCCGGTGCCTCCGCCGCGCTCGCGCCCAAGGTGCGGCAGGGCGGCAAGGGCGTGTTCGGGCCGATCCCGATGCCGCCCAATCCGCCTGAGAAGATCTCCGACGCCGACCTCAAGGTGGCGGTCGACTGGATCCTCCAGCAGTGA
- a CDS encoding c-type cytochrome, translating to MNPIKTALRLTTLAATFALLASPLAQAQDKKAVTPGDVQYHAAPSALTGVPMVESRNPKAPPMTQAEFDQARNIYFERCAGCHGVLRKGATGKPLTPDITIGKGTDYLKVFIAYGSPAGMPNWQTSGEMDEKTVDMMARYIQHEPPVPPEFGMAQMKQTWKVIVPPEKRPTKKMNNFNIENIFSTTLRDTGEVALIDGDTKKIINVVKTGYAVHISRTSGSGRYVFVIGRDAKINMIDLWMPVPDNVAEVRIGLEARSVDTSKYKGKLGDFSDKLAIAGAYWPPQYVIMNGDTLEPMKIVSTRGMVVGTQEYHPEPRVASIVASHFKPEFLVNVKETGKTLMVDYSNIDALKVTEIGSAPFLHDGGWDSSKRYFMVAANNSNKISVIDAKDGKLAAIVDVGKIPHPGRGANFVHPKFGPVWATGHLGDETISLIGTDPVKHKQYAFKQVDTLKGPGGGALFIKSHPKSRHLYSDAPLNPDPAVSQSVVVFDIDNLAKGSVTLPIAQWADLKDDGAKRVVQPEFNKAGDEVWFSVWSAKNKQSALVVVDDKTLKLKAVIKDPRLITPTGHFNIHNTQHDVY from the coding sequence ATGAACCCGATCAAGACCGCGCTCCGGCTCACCACCCTGGCCGCGACGTTTGCACTGCTCGCTTCGCCGCTCGCGCAGGCGCAGGACAAGAAGGCCGTCACCCCTGGCGACGTGCAATACCACGCCGCACCTTCCGCGCTCACCGGCGTGCCGATGGTGGAAAGCCGCAACCCGAAGGCGCCGCCGATGACGCAGGCCGAGTTCGACCAGGCGCGCAACATCTACTTCGAGCGCTGCGCCGGCTGCCACGGCGTGCTGCGCAAGGGCGCCACCGGCAAGCCGCTCACGCCCGACATCACCATCGGCAAAGGCACCGACTACCTGAAGGTCTTCATCGCCTACGGATCGCCGGCCGGCATGCCCAACTGGCAGACCAGCGGCGAGATGGATGAGAAGACCGTCGACATGATGGCCCGCTACATCCAGCACGAGCCGCCCGTGCCGCCCGAGTTCGGCATGGCGCAGATGAAGCAGACCTGGAAGGTCATCGTGCCGCCCGAGAAGCGCCCGACGAAGAAGATGAACAACTTCAACATCGAGAACATCTTCTCGACCACGCTGCGCGACACCGGCGAGGTGGCGCTCATCGACGGCGACACCAAGAAGATCATCAACGTGGTGAAGACCGGCTACGCGGTGCACATCTCGCGCACCTCGGGCTCGGGCCGCTACGTGTTCGTGATCGGCCGCGACGCCAAGATCAACATGATCGACCTGTGGATGCCGGTGCCCGACAACGTGGCCGAAGTGCGCATCGGCCTCGAGGCCCGCTCGGTGGACACCAGCAAGTACAAGGGCAAGCTCGGCGACTTCAGCGACAAGCTCGCCATCGCTGGCGCCTACTGGCCGCCGCAGTACGTGATCATGAACGGCGACACGCTGGAGCCGATGAAGATCGTGAGCACGCGCGGCATGGTCGTCGGCACGCAGGAATACCACCCCGAGCCGCGCGTGGCCTCGATCGTGGCCTCGCACTTCAAGCCCGAGTTCCTGGTCAACGTGAAGGAGACCGGCAAGACGCTGATGGTCGACTACTCGAACATCGACGCGCTCAAGGTCACCGAGATCGGCTCGGCGCCCTTCCTGCACGACGGCGGCTGGGACTCGTCCAAGCGCTACTTCATGGTGGCCGCCAACAACAGCAACAAGATCTCGGTCATCGACGCCAAGGACGGCAAGCTGGCCGCCATCGTCGACGTGGGCAAGATCCCGCACCCGGGACGCGGCGCCAACTTCGTGCACCCGAAGTTCGGCCCCGTCTGGGCCACCGGCCACCTGGGCGACGAGACCATCTCGCTGATCGGCACCGACCCGGTCAAGCACAAGCAGTACGCCTTCAAGCAGGTCGACACCCTCAAGGGCCCGGGCGGCGGGGCGCTCTTCATCAAGAGCCACCCGAAGAGCCGGCACCTGTATTCCGATGCGCCGCTCAACCCGGACCCGGCGGTGTCGCAGTCGGTGGTGGTGTTCGACATCGACAATCTGGCCAAGGGATCGGTCACGCTGCCCATCGCCCAATGGGCCGACCTGAAGGACGACGGCGCCAAGCGCGTGGTGCAGCCCGAGTTCAACAAGGCGGGCGACGAGGTGTGGTTCTCGGTCTGGTCGGCCAAGAACAAGCAGAGCGCGCTGGTCGTCGTGGACGACAAGACGCTCAAGCTCAAGGCCGTGATCAAGGACCCGCGCCTGATCACCCCCACGGGCCACTTCAACATCCACAACACGCAGCACGACGTGTACTGA
- a CDS encoding TonB-dependent receptor — protein MRRRAHPARPALIATTLLTTVTLSAWAQTDKPTYELERVVISATRHAMPLADAPAAVTVVDRATIEQRGADNVLEALRGETGVTVFTRTISGRKALALRGFDPKHTLFLVDGRRISASDGVIGHTDFQLDWVPMDEIERIEVVRGPLAALYGAEALGGVVQIFTRAPANTLGGSVSLEGSRGQGGRGSDGHRATARITGPLMQGVNGALTVGESWRDDVPSALDPRISDLEGRRKREAAWRLAWAAAPGHTIDVQQRFGSELRWAKAVERSGLRRVYGSDTEVDRQHTAFGWNADWSGDARWHSDLRLYESRLAMANTRTNGVAALRPNTLRDRAVDAQFDGQPWAGHQLTGGVEWRDEGLENQALPGGEASAWHHSVFLQDEARPLDALTLTGGLRYDAHQRFGNAWSPRLYAVWRAAPQWVVKGGYSRGFKPPTLKQITPGYQEDEGPYTYVSNPDLQAEASNGFEAGVAWDGRDAGVMLMAFDNRVKNLIVPVPTGVTVPRTVYRFQNVDRATLRGAELSGSLRPAAGWKLDANYQYLDATDGNGMRLEKRPRHTLGTGIEWATAQWRASAQLDATAGQAIASATVGQPPLDAPPLVFLGASVTRQLEQGFRLTIGVSNLTNTNPPERSALYVAGEAPRTLRVALRGTW, from the coding sequence ATGCGCCGCCGAGCCCACCCCGCTCGCCCTGCCCTCATCGCCACCACGCTCTTGACCACCGTCACGCTGAGCGCCTGGGCACAAACCGACAAACCCACCTACGAGCTGGAGCGCGTCGTCATCAGCGCCACGCGCCACGCCATGCCGCTGGCCGACGCGCCCGCCGCCGTCACCGTGGTCGACCGTGCCACCATCGAACAACGCGGTGCCGACAACGTGCTCGAAGCGCTGCGCGGCGAGACCGGCGTCACCGTCTTCACGCGCACGATCTCCGGCCGCAAGGCGCTCGCGCTGCGCGGCTTCGACCCCAAGCACACGCTCTTCCTCGTCGACGGCCGGCGCATCAGCGCGAGCGATGGCGTGATCGGCCACACCGACTTCCAGCTCGACTGGGTGCCCATGGACGAGATCGAGCGCATCGAGGTCGTGCGCGGGCCGCTGGCGGCGCTCTACGGCGCCGAAGCGCTCGGCGGCGTGGTGCAGATCTTCACCCGTGCCCCGGCCAACACCCTCGGCGGCAGCGTCTCGCTCGAAGGCTCGCGCGGCCAGGGCGGGCGCGGCAGCGACGGCCACCGCGCCACCGCCCGCATCACCGGGCCGCTGATGCAGGGCGTGAACGGCGCCCTCACGGTCGGCGAGAGCTGGCGCGACGACGTGCCCTCGGCACTCGACCCGCGCATCTCCGACCTCGAAGGCCGCCGCAAGCGTGAAGCCGCCTGGCGCCTGGCCTGGGCCGCCGCGCCGGGCCACACGATCGACGTGCAGCAGCGCTTCGGCAGCGAGCTGCGCTGGGCCAAGGCGGTGGAGCGCAGCGGCCTGCGCCGCGTGTACGGCTCCGACACCGAGGTCGACCGCCAGCACACCGCCTTCGGCTGGAACGCCGACTGGTCGGGCGATGCCCGCTGGCACAGCGACCTGCGCCTCTACGAGAGCCGGCTCGCGATGGCCAACACCCGCACCAACGGCGTGGCGGCGCTGCGCCCCAACACCTTGCGCGACCGCGCGGTCGACGCCCAGTTCGACGGCCAACCCTGGGCCGGCCACCAGCTCACCGGCGGCGTGGAGTGGCGCGACGAGGGCCTGGAGAACCAGGCCCTGCCCGGCGGCGAGGCGAGCGCGTGGCACCACTCGGTCTTCCTGCAGGACGAAGCCCGGCCGCTGGACGCGCTCACGCTCACCGGCGGCCTGCGCTACGACGCGCACCAGCGCTTCGGCAATGCCTGGAGCCCACGCCTCTACGCGGTGTGGCGCGCCGCGCCGCAGTGGGTCGTGAAGGGCGGCTACAGCCGCGGCTTCAAGCCGCCCACGCTCAAGCAGATCACCCCGGGCTACCAGGAAGACGAAGGCCCCTACACCTACGTGTCGAACCCCGACCTGCAGGCCGAAGCCAGCAACGGCTTCGAGGCTGGCGTGGCCTGGGACGGCCGCGATGCGGGCGTGATGCTGATGGCCTTCGACAACCGGGTGAAGAACCTCATCGTGCCGGTGCCCACCGGCGTCACGGTGCCGCGCACCGTCTACCGCTTCCAGAACGTCGACCGTGCCACGCTGCGCGGCGCCGAACTCTCGGGCTCGCTGCGCCCGGCCGCAGGCTGGAAGCTCGACGCCAACTACCAGTACCTCGACGCGACCGACGGCAACGGCATGCGCCTCGAGAAGCGCCCGCGCCACACGCTCGGCACCGGCATCGAATGGGCCACGGCGCAATGGCGCGCCAGCGCCCAGCTCGACGCCACGGCCGGCCAGGCCATCGCCTCGGCGACGGTGGGCCAGCCGCCGCTCGACGCACCGCCGCTGGTCTTCCTCGGGGCGAGCGTCACGCGCCAGCTGGAGCAGGGTTTCCGCCTCACCATCGGCGTGAGCAACCTCACCAACACCAACCCGCCGGAGCGTTCGGCGCTCTACGTCGCAGGCGAAGCGCCGCGCACGCTGCGGGTGGCCTTGCGCGGCACCTGGTAA
- a CDS encoding PAS domain S-box protein — protein MDESRYRLLVDSVADYAIYMLDAEGIVSSWNSGAHRFKGYTEAEIVGQHFSRFYVDEDREVGLPQKALATALREGRFEGEGWRVRKDGTRFWAHVVIDPIRAPGSGELLGFAKITRDQSERKAAAELLKRSEDQFNLLVQSVTDYAIYMLDSQGRVSSWNQGAQRIKGYAPEEIIGVHFSRFYTAEDRARDRPSIALETAAREGRFEGEGWRVRKDGTRFWANVVVDRILDPSGRLLGFAKVTRDVTEKREAQHQLEIAREAFFQSQKMDAIGQLTGGVAHDFNNLLMAVLSSLALIRKRIPEDPKTQALLDNAVRGAKRGAELTQRMLAFARRQELKPGVVHVPELVEGMSGLLKSSLGPTVSLDTRYEEPLPPVLVDGNQLELALLNLAVNARDAMPQGGVITIAAREEDVVGEHPARLAPGRYVCICVHDEGEGMDEATLARATEPFYTTKGVGKGTGLGLSMVEGLAAQSGGRLTLKSAKGEGTTAELWLPVAKAPAEPVPTPVVPREVAQVAPLTVLAVDDDALVLMNTVAMLQELGHTVREALSGKEAAAMLARDASIALLITDQAMPQMTGVQLIEAAHRARPGLPAILATGYAELATALPPRVPRLAKPFDLEALAQAIAFALQPSA, from the coding sequence ATGGACGAGAGCCGCTACCGGCTGCTGGTCGACTCCGTCGCCGACTACGCCATCTACATGCTCGATGCCGAGGGCATCGTGTCGAGCTGGAACAGCGGCGCCCACCGCTTCAAGGGCTACACCGAGGCCGAGATCGTCGGCCAGCATTTCTCGCGCTTCTACGTCGACGAAGACCGCGAGGTCGGCCTGCCGCAGAAGGCCCTGGCCACGGCCCTGCGCGAAGGGCGCTTCGAGGGCGAAGGCTGGCGCGTGCGCAAGGACGGCACCCGCTTCTGGGCCCATGTGGTGATCGACCCCATCCGCGCGCCGGGCTCGGGCGAGCTGCTGGGCTTCGCCAAGATCACGCGCGACCAGAGCGAGCGCAAGGCGGCGGCCGAGTTGCTCAAGCGCAGCGAAGACCAGTTCAACCTGCTGGTGCAAAGCGTCACCGACTACGCGATCTACATGCTCGACTCGCAGGGCCGCGTGTCGAGCTGGAACCAGGGTGCGCAGCGCATCAAGGGCTATGCGCCCGAAGAGATCATCGGCGTGCACTTCTCGCGCTTCTACACCGCCGAAGACCGCGCCCGCGACCGGCCCAGCATCGCACTCGAGACGGCCGCGCGCGAAGGCCGCTTCGAGGGCGAGGGCTGGCGTGTGCGCAAGGATGGCACGCGCTTCTGGGCCAATGTGGTGGTCGACCGCATCCTCGACCCGAGCGGCCGGCTGCTCGGCTTCGCCAAGGTCACCCGAGACGTGACCGAGAAGCGCGAGGCCCAGCACCAGCTCGAGATCGCCCGCGAGGCCTTCTTCCAGTCGCAGAAGATGGACGCCATCGGCCAGCTCACCGGCGGCGTGGCGCACGACTTCAACAACCTGCTGATGGCGGTGCTGTCGAGCCTGGCCCTCATCCGCAAGCGCATTCCCGAAGACCCGAAGACGCAGGCCCTGCTCGACAACGCGGTGCGTGGCGCCAAGCGCGGCGCCGAGCTCACGCAGCGCATGCTGGCCTTCGCGCGCCGGCAGGAGCTCAAGCCGGGGGTGGTGCACGTGCCCGAGCTGGTGGAGGGCATGTCGGGGCTGCTGAAGTCTTCGCTCGGGCCCACGGTGAGCCTCGACACGCGCTACGAGGAGCCGCTGCCGCCGGTGCTCGTCGACGGCAACCAGCTCGAGCTGGCCCTGCTCAACCTTGCCGTCAATGCGCGCGACGCGATGCCGCAGGGTGGTGTGATCACCATCGCGGCGCGTGAGGAAGACGTGGTGGGTGAGCACCCGGCGCGGCTCGCCCCGGGGCGCTACGTCTGCATCTGCGTGCACGACGAAGGCGAGGGCATGGACGAGGCCACGCTCGCGCGGGCCACCGAGCCCTTCTACACGACCAAGGGCGTGGGCAAGGGCACGGGCCTGGGTCTCTCGATGGTGGAAGGCCTGGCCGCGCAGTCGGGTGGGCGGCTCACGCTCAAGAGCGCCAAGGGCGAGGGCACCACGGCGGAGCTGTGGCTGCCGGTGGCGAAGGCGCCCGCCGAGCCGGTGCCCACGCCCGTCGTGCCGAGGGAGGTGGCGCAGGTCGCGCCGCTCACCGTGCTGGCGGTCGACGACGACGCGCTGGTGCTGATGAACACCGTGGCCATGCTGCAGGAGCTGGGGCACACGGTGCGCGAAGCGCTGTCGGGCAAGGAGGCGGCGGCGATGCTCGCGCGCGATGCGTCGATCGCGTTGCTCATCACCGACCAGGCCATGCCGCAGATGACGGGCGTGCAGTTGATCGAGGCGGCGCACCGGGCGCGGCCGGGCCTGCCGGCCATCCTCGCCACGGGTTATGCGGAGCTGGCCACGGCCCTGCCACCGCGGGTGCCGCGCCTGGCCAAGCCCTTCGACCTGGAGGCCCTGGCGCAGGCCATTGCCTTCGCGCTGCAGCCGTCGGCCTGA
- a CDS encoding sigma 54-interacting transcriptional regulator — protein sequence MTQLSRLLPLDSHSVLKLAAKSMFEVFEQLAMGMLVVDRDHRIVWISEGYKRFLPALGIRDADDFVGRFVEEVVPNTLMGSVIDSGRAVLVDLLTNQAGTFLVSRLPLHDDAGQVIGAIGMVLLDHPGTNMQPLMTKFTRLQRELDDARRQLAVQRRSRYTIASFIGTSPAAVGLKSMALRVAGTESTVLLLGETGTGKEVLAQGIHAASPRSGGPFIGINIAAVPESLLEAEFFGVAPGAFTGAGTKARDGKFKLASGGTLFLDEVGDMPLPLQAKLLRVLQEQEVEPLGANEVVRVDVRVIAATSRDLPAMVAAGEFRADLFYRLNVLPIRLPALRERLSDLGPLAEALLADIARCSGMPQRTLTADALALLAAQRWPGNVRELRNVLEQASVMTDDLQLTPAHLAGVLPGRSSAANAPRAAVDGFDPAALVPQGSQAIRPLPELMADLERHAIGAALRATAGNRVAAAKLLRISRATLYEKLVLYPELRTAGALPR from the coding sequence ATGACACAACTGTCGCGGCTGCTGCCGCTGGACTCCCACAGCGTGCTGAAGCTGGCCGCGAAGTCGATGTTCGAGGTCTTCGAGCAGCTGGCGATGGGCATGCTGGTGGTCGACCGCGACCACCGCATCGTGTGGATCAGCGAAGGCTACAAGCGCTTCCTGCCCGCGCTCGGCATCCGCGACGCCGATGACTTCGTCGGCCGCTTCGTCGAAGAGGTGGTGCCCAACACGCTGATGGGCAGCGTGATCGACAGCGGCCGCGCCGTGCTGGTTGATTTGCTCACCAACCAGGCCGGCACCTTCCTCGTGAGCCGCCTGCCGTTGCACGACGACGCCGGCCAGGTGATCGGCGCCATCGGCATGGTGCTGCTCGACCACCCCGGCACCAACATGCAGCCGCTGATGACGAAGTTCACCCGGCTGCAACGCGAGCTCGACGACGCACGCCGGCAGCTCGCGGTGCAGCGCCGCTCGCGCTACACCATCGCCAGCTTCATCGGCACCAGCCCCGCGGCCGTGGGCCTGAAGAGCATGGCGCTGCGCGTGGCCGGCACCGAGAGCACCGTGCTGCTGCTGGGCGAGACGGGCACCGGCAAGGAGGTGCTGGCGCAGGGCATCCACGCGGCGTCGCCGCGCTCGGGCGGCCCCTTCATCGGCATCAACATCGCGGCCGTGCCCGAGAGCCTGCTCGAAGCCGAGTTCTTCGGCGTGGCGCCCGGCGCCTTCACCGGCGCCGGCACCAAGGCGCGCGACGGCAAGTTCAAGCTGGCCAGCGGCGGCACGCTCTTTCTCGACGAAGTGGGCGACATGCCGCTGCCCTTGCAGGCCAAGCTCCTGCGCGTGCTGCAGGAGCAGGAGGTCGAGCCGCTCGGCGCCAACGAGGTGGTGCGGGTCGACGTGCGCGTGATCGCCGCCACCAGCCGCGACCTGCCGGCGATGGTGGCCGCGGGCGAGTTCCGCGCCGACCTGTTCTACCGGCTCAATGTGCTGCCGATCCGGCTGCCGGCGCTGCGCGAGCGCTTGTCCGACCTCGGGCCTCTGGCCGAGGCGCTGCTGGCCGACATCGCCCGTTGCAGCGGCATGCCCCAGCGCACGCTGACCGCCGACGCCCTGGCACTCTTGGCCGCCCAGCGCTGGCCCGGCAACGTGCGCGAGCTGCGCAACGTGCTGGAGCAGGCGAGCGTGATGACCGACGACCTGCAGCTCACCCCCGCGCACCTGGCCGGCGTGCTGCCCGGCCGCAGCTCGGCCGCGAACGCGCCGCGTGCGGCGGTCGATGGGTTCGACCCCGCCGCCCTGGTGCCGCAGGGCTCCCAGGCGATCCGCCCCTTGCCGGAGCTGATGGCCGACCTGGAGCGCCACGCCATCGGCGCTGCGCTGCGCGCGACGGCGGGCAACCGTGTGGCCGCGGCGAAGCTGCTGCGCATCTCGCGCGCCACGCTCTACGAGAAGCTGGTGCTCTACCCCGAGCTGCGCACGGCGGGCGCCCTGCCGCGCTGA